A portion of the Stigmatella aurantiaca DW4/3-1 genome contains these proteins:
- a CDS encoding SgcJ/EcaC family oxidoreductase, whose translation MTRLVPVAPVLAWLFLFSTACAHGNPAQDERDLQQLVAVQAEAWNSGDAVAWSKDFAQDADFINIVGSVFEGREQIEQRHAAIFSTLFKGSQAKVTVRKIVFPQEDIAVVDTTHEVTGHSGLPPGVRDTEPGLLRTRMRYVMQKRSGQWRILAGQNTDVKPAP comes from the coding sequence ATGACACGTCTCGTTCCGGTGGCGCCGGTATTGGCCTGGCTGTTCCTCTTCTCCACGGCGTGCGCCCATGGCAACCCCGCGCAGGACGAAAGGGACCTCCAGCAGCTCGTGGCGGTTCAGGCCGAGGCGTGGAACAGCGGGGACGCGGTGGCGTGGTCCAAGGACTTCGCGCAGGACGCCGATTTCATCAACATCGTGGGCAGTGTCTTTGAAGGCCGGGAGCAGATCGAACAGCGGCACGCCGCCATCTTCTCCACCCTCTTCAAGGGAAGTCAGGCCAAGGTGACGGTGCGCAAAATCGTGTTCCCCCAGGAGGACATCGCCGTGGTGGATACGACCCACGAGGTGACAGGGCACAGCGGGTTGCCGCCCGGGGTGCGAGACACCGAGCCGGGGCTGCTCCGCACCCGGATGAGGTATGTGATGCAGAAGCGCTCCGGACAGTGGCGGATCCTCGCCGGGCAAAACACGGACGTGAAACCCGCCCCCTGA
- a CDS encoding TetR/AcrR family transcriptional regulator translates to MGTKEQDVQERILRATIVCIERDGLDATGIREIAREAQVNSAAISYYFRSKDKLIAQALEQTLEQAFGNVLVDFDRLRAEGLGIREAFEVLLEDVVGNTARYPRIAHAHLHDALVHQRYDGAAIQRLNAFLGDLALRLAPVTPHLSEDKLRLALTQIWSSLFLLSMMPRLFDQFILIDFDTLETRRTWVKQSCRLLFVS, encoded by the coding sequence ATGGGTACCAAGGAGCAGGACGTTCAGGAGCGCATCCTCCGGGCGACCATCGTCTGCATCGAGCGCGACGGGCTGGACGCCACCGGCATCCGGGAGATTGCCCGTGAGGCGCAGGTGAACAGCGCGGCCATCAGCTACTACTTCCGGAGCAAGGACAAGCTGATTGCCCAGGCGCTGGAGCAGACGCTGGAGCAGGCTTTTGGGAACGTGCTCGTGGACTTCGACCGCCTCCGGGCCGAGGGGCTCGGCATCCGCGAGGCGTTTGAAGTCTTGCTCGAGGACGTCGTGGGCAACACCGCACGTTACCCGCGCATCGCGCATGCGCACCTCCACGATGCGCTCGTCCATCAACGCTACGACGGCGCCGCCATCCAGCGCCTCAACGCGTTCCTCGGCGATCTGGCCCTGCGGCTTGCCCCGGTGACGCCGCACCTGTCCGAGGACAAACTCCGGCTGGCGCTGACCCAGATCTGGTCCTCGTTGTTCCTGCTCTCGATGATGCCCAGGCTGTTCGACCAGTTCATCCTGATCGACTTCGATACGCTCGAGACACGGCGAACCTGGGTCAAGCAGTCGTGTCGGCTGCTCTTTGTTTCTTGA
- a CDS encoding alpha/beta hydrolase family protein: protein MTYPCGDSNAGRLSRRGVLVGAGLFAGGAAASAGARRALEPASTDVPGINPRSTDWYDLRLSGDGLMDNQLLWFLGHATHGQSDVGDVLETAQRIRPGDERSWFEAWLQTAQRVHGTARTAEAKGHLLSAGQAYARAANYYRAATMHYTETADPRLLEVTRNAATTFEKSNALLGYQAQSLDIPYENTTLPAYFIRSPHAKPSAPILLLHQGLHAWPEETKWVWEGALKRGYHVLLFHGPGQGRALREKGLCFRPDWEEAVRPVVDAAERISGVDPRRILLMGLSFGGALAPRAAAFVPRIALCIANPGVLSWWEATSGHFNRFLPGVLSLLKSHPTQFDQAILGLAERWPTAKYWLHDVFWKHGARTPSELFRKLEEFTNESTVDRIRCPVLIMEGEAEDASPGQSQKLYDALRGPKHLMTFTRDEAAPLHCQAASAALAEQRLFDWLDENV, encoded by the coding sequence ATGACCTACCCTTGTGGCGACAGTAACGCAGGAAGACTCTCCCGGCGAGGCGTGCTGGTGGGGGCGGGGCTGTTCGCCGGCGGAGCCGCGGCGTCAGCGGGAGCGCGGCGCGCGCTGGAGCCAGCGTCGACGGATGTCCCCGGCATCAACCCGCGCAGCACGGACTGGTACGACCTGCGCCTGTCCGGAGACGGGCTGATGGACAACCAGTTGCTGTGGTTTCTGGGCCACGCCACGCACGGGCAGAGCGATGTGGGGGACGTGCTGGAGACGGCCCAGCGCATCCGGCCCGGTGACGAGCGGAGCTGGTTCGAAGCCTGGCTCCAGACAGCGCAGCGGGTTCACGGCACCGCCCGCACCGCTGAAGCGAAGGGCCACCTGCTGAGCGCGGGCCAAGCCTACGCGCGGGCCGCGAACTACTACCGCGCGGCGACGATGCACTACACCGAGACGGCGGATCCGCGGCTGCTCGAGGTGACCCGGAACGCCGCCACCACGTTCGAGAAGTCGAATGCGCTGCTCGGCTATCAGGCCCAATCGCTCGACATTCCCTACGAGAACACCACCCTGCCCGCCTACTTCATCCGCTCGCCGCACGCGAAGCCGAGCGCGCCCATCCTCCTGCTTCACCAGGGCCTGCATGCCTGGCCGGAGGAGACGAAGTGGGTCTGGGAAGGCGCACTCAAGCGGGGCTACCACGTGCTGCTCTTCCACGGGCCCGGCCAGGGACGGGCGCTGCGCGAGAAGGGGCTCTGCTTCCGGCCCGACTGGGAGGAGGCGGTCCGCCCGGTGGTCGATGCGGCCGAGCGCATCAGCGGCGTGGATCCCCGCCGCATCCTCCTGATGGGCCTCTCGTTCGGAGGCGCCCTGGCGCCCCGGGCCGCGGCCTTCGTGCCACGCATTGCCCTGTGCATCGCCAACCCCGGCGTCCTGAGCTGGTGGGAAGCCACCAGCGGGCACTTCAACCGGTTCCTTCCCGGAGTCCTCTCCCTGCTGAAATCGCACCCAACGCAGTTCGACCAGGCGATCCTCGGGCTCGCGGAGCGCTGGCCCACGGCGAAGTACTGGCTGCACGACGTGTTCTGGAAGCATGGGGCCCGGACACCTTCCGAGCTCTTCCGCAAGCTGGAGGAGTTCACGAACGAGTCCACCGTCGACCGCATCCGCTGCCCCGTGCTCATCATGGAGGGAGAGGCGGAGGACGCGTCACCGGGACAATCCCAAAAGCTCTACGACGCGCTGCGGGGGCCCAAACACTTGATGACGTTCACCCGGGACGAGGCCGCGCCCCTGCACTGTCAGGCGGCCTCCGCGGCGCTGGCGGAGCAACGGCTGTTCGACTGGCTCGACGAGAACGTGTGA
- a CDS encoding BamA/TamA family outer membrane protein, which yields MAPLCPLAAVLGLLLATAPEEERGKLSMVPFVLPAYQPETSFLLGSAASLVYQPPATSGRRESQILLAAAASVRGQFTLLLQPDVYFQDDRLNLTATASAARFPDRFFGLGARTRAEDEETFTPVFFELEVSPKWRVAPRLYVGPTLRYQHARITRVAEGGALQATTGASGGATLQLGLTALYDSRDNTLNPTAGFLARLNLRSANGDWGSDYTFGLLRLDARQYLPLPWGERHVLAMQGLVELRRGEPPFYDTGRLGGMEMSRGHLEGRFRERQHLAAQLEYRAPLFWRLGGVAFASATTVARSPGAFTLRDLKPAGGLGLRFAPLSDVPVNLRLDVAYGTDMSFYLNLGEAF from the coding sequence ATGGCCCCCCTCTGTCCTCTCGCGGCCGTCCTCGGCCTCTTGCTCGCCACGGCCCCGGAGGAGGAGCGCGGCAAGCTCAGCATGGTTCCCTTCGTCCTGCCCGCCTACCAGCCGGAGACGAGCTTTCTGCTCGGCAGCGCCGCCTCCCTCGTGTACCAGCCCCCGGCGACGAGCGGCCGCCGGGAGTCCCAGATCCTGCTGGCCGCCGCCGCGAGTGTGCGAGGCCAGTTCACCCTGCTGTTGCAACCGGACGTGTACTTCCAGGACGACCGGCTGAACCTGACGGCCACCGCCAGCGCGGCGCGGTTCCCCGACCGGTTTTTCGGGCTGGGCGCGCGCACGCGGGCCGAGGACGAGGAGACCTTCACCCCCGTCTTCTTTGAACTCGAGGTGAGCCCCAAGTGGCGCGTCGCCCCCCGGCTGTACGTCGGCCCCACCCTGCGATACCAGCACGCGCGCATCACCCGCGTGGCGGAAGGCGGAGCACTCCAGGCCACGACGGGCGCCTCGGGGGGAGCAACGCTCCAGCTTGGCCTCACCGCGCTCTATGACTCACGGGACAACACCCTGAACCCCACGGCGGGCTTCCTGGCACGGCTCAACCTGCGCAGCGCCAACGGGGACTGGGGCTCCGATTACACATTCGGCCTGCTCCGGCTGGATGCCCGCCAGTACCTCCCGCTGCCCTGGGGCGAGCGGCATGTGCTCGCGATGCAGGGCTTGGTGGAGCTGCGCCGCGGCGAGCCTCCCTTCTATGACACCGGACGGCTCGGGGGCATGGAGATGAGCCGGGGGCACCTGGAGGGGCGCTTCCGCGAGCGCCAGCACCTCGCCGCGCAGCTCGAGTACCGCGCCCCCCTCTTCTGGCGCCTTGGCGGGGTGGCCTTCGCCTCGGCGACGACGGTGGCCCGGAGCCCGGGGGCCTTCACCCTCCGGGACCTCAAGCCCGCGGGAGGCCTGGGACTGAGGTTCGCCCCCCTCAGCGACGTGCCGGTCAACCTCCGGCTCGACGTGGCCTACGGCACGGACATGAGCTTCTACCTGAACCTCGGCGAAGCCTTCTAA
- a CDS encoding YbhB/YbcL family Raf kinase inhibitor-like protein, protein MNLNHTLRSLVLGMPKMLRGRPGERAGEERLIQHRLALSRVAPLVVMSPAFVKGSHIPVAYTADGAGLSPPLRWGAGPPGTRSWVVWMEDPDAPTPQPFIHWLVADLSSERDSLPEGIPAQGADVAVQGRNSLLRVGYTGCAPPRGDLPHRYHLQVLALDRSLDLEPGFGRRELFRAMRGHVLGFGETVGVYSRPG, encoded by the coding sequence ATGAACCTGAACCACACGTTGCGAAGCCTCGTTCTGGGCATGCCCAAGATGCTGCGCGGACGTCCGGGCGAACGCGCGGGAGAAGAGCGGCTCATCCAGCACCGGCTCGCGCTGAGCCGCGTGGCCCCCCTGGTGGTCATGAGCCCCGCCTTCGTGAAAGGGAGCCACATCCCCGTGGCGTACACCGCGGATGGGGCGGGCCTCAGTCCCCCGCTGCGCTGGGGCGCGGGCCCCCCGGGCACCCGCTCGTGGGTGGTGTGGATGGAGGATCCCGATGCCCCCACCCCCCAGCCCTTCATCCACTGGCTCGTCGCGGATCTCTCCTCCGAGCGGGATTCGCTCCCCGAGGGCATTCCCGCGCAGGGCGCGGATGTGGCAGTGCAAGGCCGCAACAGCCTCTTGCGCGTGGGGTACACCGGGTGCGCTCCCCCCCGGGGAGACCTCCCCCACCGCTACCACCTCCAGGTGCTGGCACTCGACCGGAGCTTGGATCTCGAACCGGGCTTTGGCCGCCGGGAGCTCTTCCGGGCCATGCGCGGTCACGTGCTCGGCTTTGGCGAGACGGTAGGGGTCTACTCGCGCCCCGGGTGA
- the asnB gene encoding asparagine synthase (glutamine-hydrolyzing): protein MCGIAGWVDFDRDLTRERVIAEGMTQTMHHRGPDDSGLWLAPQAALGHRRLSIIDLKGGRQPMVAQEEGKPVAVLVYTGEVYNFRELRSELVSLGRTFRTQSDTEVVLEAYRHWGEAFVERLNGMYAFALWNVREQRLLLVRDRMGIKPLYYYPTPHGVLFGSEPKAILANPRIQAQVDEDGLREVLAFIKTPGEAIFRGMREVRPGHVVTVTRGGLQDRTYWRLEARPHTDDLKTTVRTVRELLEDIVARQLISDVPLCTLLSGGLDSSVITALAQRALMAQGAGPVRSFAVDFVHNARDFTPDEIRATPDAPFVADVAAHVHSHHTDIVLSAGELADPQVRATVLHARDVPISLGDLDTSMYLLFRAIRQHSTVALSGESADEVFGGYAWFHHPQAIAANTFPWHSMPLQLFGVPEYALAPGLLLRLNMKAYLQARYQEALAEVPRLAGERGLERRMREVFYLHLTRFLQVLLDRKDRTSMATGLEVRVPFCDHRLVEYLFNVPWSMKTFDGKEKSLLRAATADLLPKSVLERRKSPYPSTKDPEYTHLLRGQFTAMLDKAHAPVKPMLNAAHSRILAHEPLENAPPWTRLSLEQVLMLNAWLEDYGVKQVSSPSGVPGAPTNAVRERAGEPMPGL from the coding sequence ATGTGTGGAATCGCGGGGTGGGTCGATTTCGATCGAGACCTGACACGGGAGCGCGTCATCGCGGAGGGGATGACGCAGACAATGCACCACCGGGGCCCCGATGATTCAGGCCTGTGGTTGGCACCCCAGGCCGCCCTGGGGCACCGGCGCCTGTCCATCATCGATCTGAAGGGGGGGCGCCAGCCCATGGTGGCCCAGGAGGAGGGCAAGCCCGTGGCGGTGCTCGTCTATACCGGCGAGGTCTACAACTTCCGGGAGCTGCGCTCGGAACTCGTGTCGCTCGGCCGCACCTTCCGCACGCAAAGCGACACCGAGGTGGTCCTGGAGGCTTACCGCCACTGGGGAGAGGCGTTCGTCGAGCGCCTCAACGGCATGTATGCCTTCGCCCTTTGGAACGTGCGCGAGCAAAGGCTGTTGCTCGTCCGCGACCGCATGGGCATCAAACCCCTCTATTACTACCCCACGCCCCACGGCGTGCTGTTCGGCTCGGAGCCCAAGGCCATCCTGGCCAATCCCAGGATACAAGCCCAGGTGGACGAGGACGGCCTGCGGGAGGTGCTCGCGTTCATCAAGACGCCGGGCGAGGCCATCTTCCGCGGCATGCGCGAGGTGCGGCCGGGCCACGTGGTGACGGTGACGCGCGGGGGCCTCCAGGATCGGACGTATTGGAGGCTCGAGGCGCGGCCGCACACCGATGACCTGAAGACCACGGTGCGCACCGTCCGCGAACTGCTCGAGGACATCGTCGCGCGGCAGCTCATCTCCGATGTGCCGCTGTGCACCCTGCTGTCCGGGGGCCTGGACTCCAGCGTCATCACCGCGCTGGCGCAGCGCGCCTTGATGGCTCAAGGCGCCGGGCCCGTGCGCTCGTTCGCCGTGGACTTCGTCCACAACGCGCGCGACTTCACGCCCGATGAGATACGGGCCACGCCCGACGCCCCCTTCGTGGCGGACGTGGCCGCGCATGTCCACTCGCACCACACCGACATCGTCCTGTCGGCGGGTGAACTGGCGGATCCCCAGGTCCGCGCCACCGTGCTGCACGCGAGGGATGTGCCCATCAGCCTGGGGGACCTGGACACCTCGATGTACCTGCTCTTCCGCGCCATCCGCCAACACTCCACCGTCGCGCTCTCCGGCGAGTCCGCAGACGAGGTGTTCGGTGGCTACGCCTGGTTCCATCACCCGCAGGCGATCGCGGCCAACACCTTCCCCTGGCATTCCATGCCGTTGCAGCTCTTCGGCGTGCCCGAGTACGCCCTCGCCCCCGGGCTGCTGCTGCGGCTCAACATGAAGGCGTACCTCCAGGCGCGCTACCAGGAGGCGCTCGCCGAGGTTCCCCGGTTGGCGGGAGAGAGGGGATTGGAGCGGCGCATGCGCGAGGTGTTCTACCTGCACCTCACGCGCTTCTTGCAGGTGCTGCTCGACCGCAAGGATCGCACGAGCATGGCCACGGGCCTGGAGGTGCGCGTGCCGTTCTGCGACCACCGTCTGGTGGAGTACCTGTTCAATGTCCCTTGGTCGATGAAGACCTTCGATGGCAAGGAGAAGAGCCTCCTCCGGGCAGCCACCGCGGACCTGTTGCCGAAGTCCGTGCTGGAGCGGCGCAAGAGCCCCTACCCCTCCACGAAGGATCCCGAGTACACGCACCTGCTGCGAGGCCAGTTCACCGCGATGCTCGACAAGGCCCACGCCCCGGTGAAGCCGATGCTCAACGCGGCCCACTCGCGCATCCTCGCGCACGAGCCCCTGGAGAACGCCCCACCGTGGACGAGGCTGAGCCTGGAGCAGGTGTTGATGCTCAACGCGTGGCTCGAGGACTACGGCGTGAAGCAGGTGTCCTCTCCCTCCGGGGTCCCCGGTGCCCCCACGAACGCTGTGCGGGAGCGCGCGGGCGAGCCGATGCCGGGTCTGTAA
- a CDS encoding diacylglycerol/lipid kinase family protein: MKTFLVVNPRSAGGQTGKRWAELSAQVGRAIGEFGHGFTEGAMDAARIARKAVQDGYECVVAVGGDGTINEVVNGFFLEGRAINPRAALGVIPRGTGGDFRRAFGWDLELDSALARLSSGETEPFDVGLIEYVNHEGKPEQRYFANIASFGVSAVVAHEVNKSSKALGGNLSFVWGTVKGLIKYSAPVVRFRADAGTQEPVSVTAVAVANGRYFGSGMCVAPGALTHDGLFNVTVWSGYGLNDFIFKSKGVYSGEHVTWKGTRQLQCRSFEAESEDGQEVLIEVDGEVPGRLPAKMTILPGAIRLKV; this comes from the coding sequence ATGAAGACGTTCCTCGTGGTCAACCCGCGCAGCGCCGGGGGACAGACCGGCAAACGCTGGGCGGAGCTCTCCGCCCAGGTGGGCCGGGCCATCGGCGAGTTCGGGCACGGGTTCACCGAGGGCGCCATGGATGCGGCGCGGATTGCCCGGAAGGCCGTCCAGGACGGCTACGAGTGCGTCGTCGCGGTGGGAGGGGACGGCACCATCAACGAGGTGGTCAACGGTTTCTTCCTCGAGGGGCGCGCCATCAACCCGCGGGCCGCCCTGGGCGTCATCCCCCGGGGGACGGGAGGCGACTTCCGGCGGGCGTTCGGGTGGGATCTCGAACTGGACTCGGCGCTGGCGCGGCTGAGCTCCGGTGAGACGGAGCCCTTCGACGTGGGGCTCATCGAGTACGTCAACCACGAGGGCAAGCCGGAGCAGCGCTATTTCGCCAACATCGCCTCCTTCGGCGTGAGCGCGGTGGTGGCGCACGAGGTGAACAAGAGCAGCAAGGCGCTGGGCGGAAACCTGAGCTTCGTGTGGGGCACGGTGAAGGGGTTGATCAAGTACTCCGCGCCCGTGGTGCGCTTCCGCGCGGACGCGGGGACGCAGGAGCCGGTGTCCGTCACCGCGGTGGCGGTGGCCAACGGGCGCTACTTCGGCAGCGGCATGTGCGTGGCCCCTGGGGCGCTGACCCATGATGGGCTGTTCAATGTCACGGTCTGGAGTGGCTACGGGCTGAACGACTTCATCTTCAAGTCCAAGGGCGTCTACAGCGGCGAGCACGTGACGTGGAAGGGGACCCGGCAGCTCCAGTGCCGCTCGTTCGAGGCGGAGAGCGAGGATGGCCAGGAGGTGCTCATCGAGGTGGACGGAGAGGTTCCCGGCCGCCTGCCCGCCAAGATGACCATCCTGCCGGGGGCCATCCGGCTCAAGGTATAG